In Azospirillaceae bacterium, a genomic segment contains:
- a CDS encoding NUDIX hydrolase: MTEPAPTFGPRVTTVPPGEDRERLVCPDCGYIAYDNPKIVVGSVALWEDRILLCRRAIPPRIGYWTLPAGFMELAETTQDGAAREAWEEAGARLAIGPLLAVYNIPRISQVQLIYLARLVNPEIAAGPESQEVALFAWDDIPWTDLAFPSVDWALREYEARLDAIRAGHPFAPATNPVEGL; encoded by the coding sequence ATGACCGAGCCTGCGCCCACGTTCGGGCCCCGCGTGACGACCGTACCGCCGGGGGAGGATCGGGAGCGGCTGGTATGCCCGGACTGCGGCTACATCGCCTATGACAATCCCAAGATCGTGGTGGGGTCGGTCGCCCTGTGGGAAGACCGCATCCTGCTGTGCCGCCGCGCCATCCCGCCCCGCATCGGCTATTGGACCCTGCCCGCCGGCTTCATGGAACTGGCGGAGACGACGCAGGATGGTGCGGCCCGCGAGGCGTGGGAGGAGGCCGGCGCCCGCCTGGCCATCGGCCCCCTGCTGGCCGTCTACAACATTCCCCGCATCAGCCAGGTGCAACTGATCTACCTGGCCCGCCTGGTGAACCCGGAAATCGCCGCCGGCCCGGAAAGCCAGGAGGTGGCGCTGTTCGCCTGGGACGACATCCCCTGGACCGACCTGGCCTTCCCCAGCGTCGACTGGGCGTTGCGGGAATATGAGGCGCGGCTGGATGCGATCCGCGCCGGCCACCCCTTCGCCCCCGCCACCAACCCCGTGGAGGGGCTGTGA
- the ptsN gene encoding PTS IIA-like nitrogen regulatory protein PtsN yields MIELLRPDGIVANLKVSSKKQVLQELAKRAADLTGQGERAIFDVLLERERLGTTGVGRGIAIPHGKLPTLPKVSALFARLERPVDFDSIDEQPVDLICLLLAPESAGADHLKALALVSRMLRNPLFCEKLRGADTADAIYALLTHTEASNAA; encoded by the coding sequence ATGATCGAGCTTCTCAGGCCGGACGGCATTGTCGCCAACCTCAAGGTTTCCTCAAAAAAGCAGGTTCTCCAGGAACTTGCCAAGCGCGCCGCCGACCTGACCGGCCAGGGGGAACGCGCCATTTTCGATGTGCTGCTGGAGCGGGAACGCCTGGGCACCACCGGCGTGGGGCGTGGCATCGCCATCCCCCACGGCAAACTGCCCACCCTGCCCAAGGTCAGCGCCCTGTTCGCCCGCCTGGAACGGCCAGTGGACTTTGATTCCATCGATGAGCAGCCGGTGGACCTGATCTGCCTGCTGCTGGCCCCGGAATCGGCCGGCGCCGACCACCTGAAGGCCCTGGCCCTGGTATCGCGCATGCTGCGCAACCCGCTGTTCTGCGAAAAGCTGCGCGGCGCCGACACCGCCGACGCCATCTACGCCCTGCTGACCCACACGGAAGCCAGCAACGCGGCGTAG
- the raiA gene encoding ribosome-associated translation inhibitor RaiA, with translation MHIIVKGKQLDVGESLRTHVETSLTGLVEKYFSNPLEATVVLSREAHLYKADIQAHVGRGIVLQAYAEATEPYPAFDEAAERVAKRLRRYKRRLRDHHQRVHGEAEAAVPARKYIINADAHDDDADEAAGGEVNGTHVNGHADGHHPMIIAEMQTNIDMLTVSEAVMRMDLADLPALLFRNRAHGQLNMIYRRPDGNVGWVDPSDGKPAANGKTH, from the coding sequence ATGCATATAATCGTCAAAGGCAAGCAGCTAGACGTTGGCGAGTCCCTGCGCACCCATGTCGAGACCTCATTGACTGGGTTGGTGGAGAAATATTTCAGCAATCCGTTGGAGGCAACCGTCGTGCTGTCGCGCGAGGCGCACCTCTACAAGGCGGATATCCAGGCCCATGTCGGGCGTGGCATCGTCCTGCAAGCCTATGCCGAGGCCACGGAACCCTATCCGGCCTTCGATGAGGCGGCCGAGCGCGTCGCCAAGCGGCTGCGACGCTATAAACGCCGATTACGCGACCATCACCAACGCGTGCATGGCGAGGCGGAAGCCGCCGTGCCCGCCCGCAAGTACATCATCAACGCCGACGCCCATGACGACGACGCCGATGAGGCGGCCGGGGGTGAGGTGAACGGGACCCACGTGAATGGCCACGCCGACGGCCACCACCCCATGATCATCGCCGAAATGCAGACCAACATCGACATGCTGACGGTCAGCGAAGCGGTGATGCGCATGGATCTGGCCGACCTGCCGGCCCTGCTGTTCCGCAACCGGGCGCACGGGCAGTTGAACATGATCTACCGCCGGCCCGACGGCAATGTTGGCTGGGTGGACCCGTCCGACGGCAAGCCCGCCGCCAACGGCAAGACCCATTAA